In Parasegetibacter sp. NRK P23, a single genomic region encodes these proteins:
- a CDS encoding LamG domain-containing protein, with product MNRNKIALCKILALALILVAVLPSCQKMYRPPLVIIPDDTAKLNGPLQRMFWFEESPIDSIYYEKGVASNVTYVDGINGKAYKGASNAMIVLPGGGPKVSTMTSFTVSFWINTNKHTGGAQTVFVLGRNSDFWGNLFCMIEGNGDANDNSMLVKFHFAGNWVEFTGSGSNPARIPDMYGKWKHLAFRYDETTSKFSAFVDGVKYALSPAVEDRMRNGAPLGKLAFVDPSKLVIGGFQQHAGVFSNSPDSWMQRYTGMLDQLRIYTTPISDVEIAALFTNKR from the coding sequence ATGAACCGAAATAAAATCGCGCTTTGTAAGATATTGGCGCTGGCGCTTATCCTCGTCGCCGTGTTGCCTTCCTGCCAGAAAATGTACCGCCCCCCGTTGGTGATCATCCCCGATGATACGGCCAAACTGAATGGTCCGCTCCAAAGGATGTTCTGGTTCGAGGAAAGTCCGATTGACAGTATATATTACGAAAAAGGCGTAGCCTCCAATGTTACTTATGTGGATGGCATCAATGGCAAGGCTTACAAAGGCGCCTCCAACGCCATGATCGTATTGCCTGGTGGTGGCCCCAAAGTGTCCACCATGACGAGCTTTACGGTTTCTTTCTGGATCAATACCAACAAACATACCGGTGGGGCACAAACGGTGTTTGTATTGGGCAGGAACTCTGATTTCTGGGGTAACCTGTTCTGTATGATCGAAGGGAACGGTGATGCGAACGACAACTCCATGCTGGTGAAGTTCCACTTCGCAGGAAATTGGGTGGAGTTTACTGGATCGGGCTCTAATCCGGCCCGTATTCCCGATATGTATGGCAAGTGGAAACACCTTGCTTTCCGGTACGATGAAACCACCTCTAAATTTTCGGCTTTCGTGGATGGAGTGAAATATGCTTTGTCGCCCGCGGTGGAAGACAGGATGAGAAATGGCGCTCCGCTGGGCAAGCTGGCTTTCGTGGATCCTTCCAAACTGGTGATCGGCGGCTTCCAGCAGCATGCCGGCGTATTCAGCAACTCACCTGACAGTTGGATGCAACGTTATACCGGTATGCTCGACCAGTTGAGGATTTATACCACACCCATCAGTGATGTGGAGATAGCGGCTCTTTTTACCAACAAAAGATAA
- a CDS encoding FecR family protein, which produces MSKEAIWELLSKKLAGEATEAELAELEQWLRQDPDMHYAADHVTGLWKQPVKTAPQQVDHAWEDHLARMEQRGVSMEEGTLEDRNGSVPFYKKLSTWLSAAAILILVAGTWWAMRNGTPLLRSNSSLPEEVVTTAKGTRSRVVLPDGSVVLLNADSKLIYDSAFNGPLRNVQLEGEAYFDVTHDKKRPFIIHTAQMDVKVLGTAFNVKAYASDGFAETALVRGSVEVKVLNADMKPILLKPNEKIVVKGEKPSAMEAETGEKGTASTKTVLVQPLHYTRADSIRIETAWVANTLVFEDESFAELAVKMERWFGVDIRFLDEKIAGLRFTGKFDRETCEEALKALQITADFTYAHNGKSILINH; this is translated from the coding sequence ATGTCAAAAGAAGCTATCTGGGAATTGTTGTCGAAAAAACTGGCGGGAGAAGCCACCGAGGCCGAACTCGCGGAACTGGAACAGTGGCTCCGGCAGGATCCCGATATGCACTATGCCGCTGATCATGTCACGGGTTTGTGGAAACAGCCTGTTAAGACCGCACCGCAGCAGGTTGATCATGCCTGGGAGGACCACCTCGCCCGCATGGAGCAACGCGGTGTTTCGATGGAAGAAGGTACGCTTGAAGACCGGAATGGTTCCGTTCCTTTCTATAAAAAATTGTCCACCTGGTTAAGCGCGGCCGCAATATTGATTCTTGTGGCAGGAACATGGTGGGCGATGAGAAACGGCACACCATTGCTGAGAAGTAATAGTTCGTTGCCTGAAGAAGTGGTGACCACCGCGAAAGGCACCCGCTCCAGGGTAGTGTTGCCCGATGGTTCCGTGGTGCTGCTGAATGCCGACAGCAAACTTATTTACGATTCCGCGTTCAATGGCCCGTTAAGGAACGTACAACTGGAAGGGGAGGCTTATTTTGATGTAACCCACGATAAAAAACGTCCCTTCATTATTCATACGGCACAGATGGATGTAAAAGTGCTGGGTACGGCTTTCAATGTGAAGGCCTACGCTTCCGATGGTTTTGCGGAAACGGCCCTGGTGCGCGGAAGCGTGGAAGTGAAGGTGTTGAATGCCGATATGAAACCAATCCTGCTCAAACCCAATGAAAAAATAGTGGTGAAAGGGGAAAAGCCTTCCGCAATGGAAGCCGAAACGGGTGAAAAAGGCACAGCTTCCACCAAAACGGTGCTGGTGCAACCTTTGCATTATACGCGTGCCGACAGTATACGCATCGAAACCGCATGGGTGGCCAATACACTTGTGTTTGAAGATGAGTCTTTCGCTGAACTTGCGGTGAAAATGGAGAGATGGTTCGGTGTGGATATCCGCTTCCTCGATGAAAAAATAGCAGGGCTTCGGTTTACCGGGAAATTCGACCGGGAAACCTGCGAAGAAGCGCTGAAAGCATTACAGATTACAGCAGACTTTACCTACGCCCACAACGGGAAAAGTATTTTGATAAACCATTAA
- a CDS encoding RagB/SusD family nutrient uptake outer membrane protein: MKNILRISFSISFAAMAMLLLPGCKKFLEREPLGRYTLDDLGASSIESQVFAMYAGLRTEGMSGIKFIAVHSIRSDDADKGSIPSDNLAAETFFDEFNYTKDFWLLNDYWGDHYRLIKLTNDVIDAVEKLDNPNAAEIVNRAEAKFLRAYAYFNLVRAFGQVPKIDFLVENVEDGNKPKATVDEIYALIDADLQEAAANLPPSWEPRFIGRTTKWAAKALQAKTFITRSNWSGALAAAKEVIGSNAYSLHTPYVQLFSETGENSAESIFEIQAFYSATQDFGIQYAEVQGVRGSGVWDLGFGWNTPTQDLADAFEPNDPRKNATIMPNNSPDPYGVNGVITSQSQFNKLYYNRKTYTNPNVRNTIGGGNPRKGRWMNLRVIRYADVLLWAAEAANELGGTQNVTDALTWLELVRNRARQGAPAGTLPAVTTTDKDQLRAAIRHERRVEFGMENERFYDLVRWGTAQEVFNALGKNYQPRNRYLPIPQPEIDKSNGVLIQNPDYQ; encoded by the coding sequence ATGAAAAATATATTGAGGATAAGCTTCAGCATCTCGTTTGCCGCTATGGCCATGCTGCTGTTGCCGGGATGTAAGAAATTCCTGGAAAGGGAACCACTGGGCAGGTACACGCTGGACGACCTGGGCGCAAGTTCTATTGAATCGCAGGTGTTCGCCATGTATGCCGGGTTAAGAACCGAAGGCATGTCGGGCATTAAGTTCATCGCGGTACACAGCATTCGTTCCGATGATGCCGATAAGGGAAGTATTCCCAGCGATAACCTCGCGGCGGAAACTTTCTTCGATGAATTCAACTACACCAAAGATTTCTGGCTGCTCAACGATTACTGGGGCGATCACTACCGGCTCATCAAACTCACCAATGATGTGATTGATGCCGTGGAAAAACTCGATAACCCCAATGCCGCGGAAATCGTCAACAGGGCGGAAGCGAAGTTCCTGCGCGCCTATGCTTATTTCAACCTGGTGCGCGCCTTCGGACAGGTACCCAAAATTGATTTCCTGGTAGAGAACGTGGAAGATGGGAACAAACCCAAAGCAACGGTTGACGAAATCTACGCCCTGATAGATGCCGACCTGCAGGAAGCGGCTGCCAACCTGCCGCCATCCTGGGAACCCCGGTTTATCGGCAGGACCACCAAATGGGCCGCCAAAGCGTTGCAGGCGAAAACCTTCATCACACGGAGCAACTGGTCCGGCGCCCTTGCGGCCGCCAAAGAAGTGATTGGCTCCAATGCTTATTCGCTGCATACGCCTTACGTGCAGTTGTTTTCAGAAACAGGGGAGAACAGCGCTGAATCCATCTTTGAGATTCAGGCTTTCTATTCCGCCACCCAGGACTTTGGTATCCAGTATGCCGAAGTGCAGGGCGTGCGCGGCTCCGGTGTATGGGATCTCGGCTTCGGATGGAACACGCCCACGCAGGACCTGGCCGATGCTTTCGAACCCAACGATCCCAGGAAGAACGCCACCATCATGCCCAACAACTCTCCCGATCCTTATGGGGTGAATGGTGTGATCACTTCCCAAAGCCAGTTCAATAAGTTGTATTATAACAGGAAGACTTATACGAACCCTAACGTCCGAAATACGATTGGTGGCGGAAACCCCCGCAAGGGCCGCTGGATGAACCTCCGCGTGATCCGTTACGCCGATGTGCTGCTCTGGGCCGCTGAAGCGGCCAACGAACTGGGGGGCACACAAAATGTGACCGATGCACTCACCTGGCTGGAACTGGTACGGAACCGCGCCAGGCAAGGTGCGCCCGCAGGCACATTGCCCGCAGTAACCACTACCGATAAGGATCAACTCAGGGCCGCCATCCGCCATGAAAGAAGGGTGGAGTTCGGCATGGAAAATGAACGTTTCTACGACCTCGTCCGCTGGGGAACCGCGCAGGAAGTATTCAACGCGCTCGGGAAAAATTACCAGCCCCGAAACAGGTACCTGCCCATTCCGCAGCCCGAAATCGACAAGTCGAATGGTGTACTCATTCAGAACCCGGATTACCAGTAA
- a CDS encoding glucoamylase family protein: protein MKRSVVCVLIVAVMALLACGKKEGGGTTTYFDYRSATINGLGNGTVFNNTSLTPEIRMAFSAPVAVASLPSGIVLRTSGNQSLAIDFVSSGPGDVVTVKPEQPLQPFTRYTLSVTNALKGTSGALLRNPVLIQLGTGIDSSDKFPRISSDQLLTLVQQQTFKYFWDFGHPVSGMARERNTSGDLVTSGGSGFGAMAIVTGVSRGFITRQQGVERLQKMVGFLKNTVVKYHGAFPHWINGNTGATIPFSAKDDGADLVETALLMQGLLTARQFFNGADAGETTLRNDINTIWNGIEWNWFRKNNEDVLYWHWSPNFGWEMNLPIKGWNESLIVYALAAASTTHTIPKSVYDAGWAGNGAMRNGQTYFETQLPLGPAFGGPLFFSHYSFLGINPNGLSDTYARYDTQNVRHARINYQYCISNPKNYYGYSADCWGLTASDIPSGYSASSPANDLGVIAPTAALASFPYTPEASMKALEFFYYKLGDKLWKEYGFVDAFSLNEPWFANSFLAIDQGPIIIMIENYRTGLLWDLFMSAPEVKAGLKKLGFSAPGL from the coding sequence ATGAAAAGAAGTGTTGTTTGTGTGCTGATAGTTGCAGTGATGGCTCTGCTTGCCTGCGGAAAGAAGGAAGGCGGCGGAACCACTACTTATTTCGATTACCGTTCGGCCACCATAAACGGGTTGGGCAACGGTACCGTTTTTAACAATACATCGCTTACCCCTGAAATCAGGATGGCCTTTTCGGCTCCGGTGGCGGTTGCTTCGCTGCCTTCGGGCATTGTATTGCGTACTTCGGGCAACCAGTCTTTGGCCATTGATTTTGTGTCGTCAGGCCCGGGGGATGTGGTGACCGTAAAGCCTGAACAACCATTGCAGCCTTTCACACGCTACACATTGTCCGTGACCAATGCGCTGAAAGGAACCTCGGGTGCATTGCTGCGCAATCCCGTATTGATTCAGTTGGGAACAGGCATTGACTCTTCAGATAAATTCCCACGTATTTCTTCCGACCAACTGCTCACCCTTGTACAACAGCAGACCTTCAAATATTTCTGGGATTTCGGACACCCGGTTTCAGGCATGGCCAGGGAAAGAAACACTTCCGGCGACCTGGTTACTTCCGGCGGTTCCGGCTTCGGGGCCATGGCTATTGTTACGGGCGTGAGCCGGGGTTTTATCACCCGCCAACAGGGTGTGGAAAGACTACAGAAGATGGTGGGTTTCCTGAAAAATACCGTGGTAAAATACCACGGTGCATTTCCGCACTGGATCAACGGAAACACAGGCGCCACCATTCCCTTCAGCGCTAAAGATGATGGTGCCGATCTGGTGGAAACCGCTTTACTGATGCAAGGACTACTGACCGCCCGCCAGTTTTTTAACGGAGCCGATGCGGGGGAAACCACCCTCAGGAACGATATCAACACCATCTGGAACGGCATCGAATGGAATTGGTTCAGAAAGAACAATGAAGACGTGTTGTACTGGCATTGGAGTCCCAATTTCGGATGGGAGATGAACCTGCCCATCAAAGGATGGAACGAATCTTTGATCGTATATGCGCTGGCCGCGGCTTCCACTACGCATACCATTCCAAAATCGGTGTACGATGCGGGCTGGGCCGGGAATGGCGCCATGCGGAATGGACAAACCTACTTCGAAACGCAACTTCCCCTTGGGCCCGCCTTTGGAGGTCCACTGTTCTTCTCCCACTATTCATTCCTGGGGATCAATCCGAACGGGTTGAGCGATACATATGCGCGATACGATACACAAAATGTCCGCCACGCACGAATCAATTACCAATACTGCATTTCCAATCCCAAAAATTATTACGGCTACAGTGCCGATTGCTGGGGACTTACAGCCAGTGATATTCCTTCCGGCTATTCCGCCAGCTCACCCGCCAACGACCTTGGGGTGATCGCGCCCACCGCGGCATTGGCTTCTTTTCCTTACACGCCAGAAGCGTCGATGAAGGCGCTGGAGTTTTTCTACTATAAACTCGGAGATAAACTCTGGAAAGAATATGGTTTCGTAGATGCGTTCTCGCTCAACGAACCCTGGTTCGCCAACTCGTTCCTGGCCATCGATCAGGGGCCCATCATCATCATGATCGAAAATTACCGGACAGGATTGCTGTGGGATCTTTTCATGAGCGCACCTGAAGTAAAAGCAGGTTTGAAAAAACTAGGCTTCTCAGCACCCGGCCTTTAA
- a CDS encoding TonB-dependent receptor codes for MKLMTVLLLAACVHVSAGGFSQKKISIKFESVDVRKALSQIEKKSELRFLYNQALLDGFNKVTLEAKDELVTNVLNRMFNETTVNYQLLDNGLVVLKTRGTAMKDVQVRGKIMDEKGEPIAGASVRVKGTNLGTAADSEGAFSLNVPDDATLVVSFVGYTEQEVQVNGRTEINVVLVQSTQSLDQVVVIGYGSAARRDLTGSIQTIKGSEVADKPATNPMASLQGKVPGLTIVNSGRPGQEPDIRIRGTNTINGVKPIYVVDGIINDNINFINPADIESMEILKDPSSLAIFGVRGANGVIIVTTKKAKSGQLTVNFNSTVGIKKVVDRIKLTNGPEFKMLYDEQLANQGNPAFDYTNWQANTDWQDLIFQDAVLNYNNISITGATDKNRFYLGVGYVTEEGLIKHEQLQKTTLNFSDELQVSKALKFGINFNGYRAKLPVNKDVGTALTAAPIAPVYNEAYGLYHTMPGFQRAQVFNPLNSVEVQANNARNYEYRAVGSIFGEVKFLNDFTFRTSLFADYGFNSGRSYQPQTVFYNPEISPVPVDSVQPETSVSEYKNNFIKIQSDYLLTYKKRFGDHNLTAMTGFTTYFDSYEQTTASVRQGTGRPIPNDPRFWYANADIGDATTLRGNSDAWERANASYLFRALYNYKGRYLLNASYRRDGSSAFNGPAGGGQIWQNFGAIGAAWEISEENFMTNVDAIDFLKLKASWGVLGNQNSGSRVYPMFPTLSGANSAVFGNNVVQALQPEYFVDPNLHWETVHSWETGIEMNTFRNRLHIEANYYDKITKDILVIKPPFGSSGGSPELSNVGEVSNNGFEFLATWNDKISKDWNYSISGNITTINNKVNFLVRDGYEIVSDPSRTRAGLPIGYFFGFISEGIYQTQEEIIKSPANLLNEVKPGDIKFRDVNGDGQIDNDDRTMIGNPTPDFTYGVAFNISYKGFDLNLEGQGVYGNEIFRNWNKGTFTQFNFGAYQLGRWNGVGTSNWEPILHTGRANNVLNSTYYIEDGSYFRFRNIQLGYSFSTAALEKLHMKSLRVFLNAQNLKTFKNNTGYTPEFGGSSTQFGVDNGSYPLPAIYSFGVNLNF; via the coding sequence ATGAAACTAATGACTGTATTGCTCCTCGCCGCCTGTGTGCATGTTTCCGCCGGCGGATTCTCCCAAAAGAAGATCAGCATCAAATTCGAATCGGTGGATGTCCGTAAGGCATTGAGCCAGATCGAAAAAAAATCAGAACTCCGTTTCTTATACAACCAGGCCTTGCTGGATGGTTTTAATAAGGTAACCCTTGAAGCAAAAGATGAACTGGTGACCAACGTATTGAACAGGATGTTCAACGAGACCACGGTGAACTATCAATTGCTCGACAACGGTTTGGTGGTATTGAAAACCAGGGGCACGGCCATGAAGGACGTGCAGGTGCGGGGAAAAATCATGGACGAAAAAGGTGAACCCATTGCCGGAGCCTCCGTGCGGGTGAAAGGCACCAACCTCGGCACCGCTGCTGATTCCGAAGGCGCTTTCTCCCTGAATGTGCCTGATGATGCCACCCTGGTGGTCTCTTTCGTAGGATATACCGAACAGGAAGTGCAGGTGAATGGCAGAACGGAGATTAATGTGGTGCTGGTGCAGTCCACGCAATCACTCGACCAGGTGGTGGTGATCGGTTACGGTTCCGCCGCAAGGCGCGATCTTACCGGTTCCATCCAAACGATAAAAGGATCGGAAGTGGCCGATAAACCCGCGACCAACCCCATGGCTTCTTTGCAGGGAAAAGTGCCCGGTCTTACCATCGTGAACTCCGGTCGCCCGGGGCAGGAACCGGATATCCGCATCCGCGGAACAAATACCATCAATGGTGTGAAGCCGATCTACGTGGTGGACGGTATCATCAACGACAACATCAACTTTATCAACCCCGCGGATATCGAATCCATGGAGATCCTGAAAGATCCTTCATCACTCGCCATCTTCGGGGTGAGGGGCGCCAACGGTGTGATCATCGTGACCACTAAAAAAGCAAAGTCCGGTCAGCTTACCGTGAACTTCAACTCCACCGTGGGCATCAAAAAAGTGGTGGACCGCATCAAACTCACCAACGGGCCGGAATTTAAAATGCTCTACGATGAGCAACTCGCCAACCAGGGCAACCCCGCCTTCGATTATACGAACTGGCAAGCCAATACCGACTGGCAGGACCTGATATTCCAGGATGCCGTACTCAATTACAACAACATCAGCATCACCGGCGCTACGGATAAGAACCGGTTTTACCTCGGCGTGGGCTATGTTACGGAAGAAGGCCTGATCAAACACGAACAATTACAGAAGACCACACTTAATTTCAGCGACGAACTGCAGGTGTCGAAAGCGCTTAAATTCGGCATCAACTTCAATGGTTATCGTGCGAAATTGCCCGTAAACAAAGATGTGGGAACCGCCCTTACCGCGGCGCCCATTGCACCGGTGTACAACGAAGCTTACGGGTTGTACCATACCATGCCGGGCTTCCAGCGCGCGCAGGTGTTCAACCCGCTCAATAGTGTTGAAGTGCAGGCCAACAATGCCCGTAACTACGAATACAGGGCCGTGGGAAGTATTTTCGGCGAAGTGAAGTTCCTCAACGATTTTACGTTCAGAACATCGCTCTTCGCTGATTACGGGTTCAATTCCGGAAGGTCATACCAGCCGCAAACTGTCTTCTATAACCCGGAGATCAGCCCGGTGCCCGTTGACTCCGTTCAGCCCGAAACTTCAGTGAGTGAGTACAAGAACAATTTCATCAAAATACAAAGTGATTACCTGCTTACCTATAAGAAAAGGTTCGGCGACCACAACCTTACCGCGATGACGGGCTTCACCACTTATTTTGATTCTTATGAACAAACTACGGCCAGTGTAAGGCAGGGGACCGGAAGACCCATTCCCAATGATCCCAGGTTCTGGTATGCCAATGCCGACATTGGAGATGCTACCACTTTAAGGGGTAATTCAGATGCATGGGAAAGAGCCAACGCGTCTTATCTTTTCAGAGCGCTTTATAATTACAAAGGAAGGTATCTTTTAAATGCCTCTTACAGAAGAGATGGAAGTTCTGCATTCAATGGCCCCGCCGGAGGTGGACAAATATGGCAGAACTTTGGCGCGATAGGTGCGGCATGGGAAATTTCAGAAGAGAACTTTATGACAAATGTAGACGCGATAGATTTCCTGAAGTTGAAAGCCAGTTGGGGCGTACTCGGTAACCAGAACAGCGGAAGCAGGGTTTATCCTATGTTTCCAACACTTTCCGGCGCAAACTCCGCGGTTTTTGGAAATAATGTAGTGCAGGCATTGCAGCCTGAATATTTTGTAGATCCAAATCTGCATTGGGAAACGGTTCATTCATGGGAAACCGGTATCGAAATGAATACGTTCCGGAACCGCCTACATATCGAGGCGAACTATTATGACAAAATAACTAAAGATATCCTTGTTATCAAACCACCGTTTGGTTCTTCTGGTGGAAGTCCCGAACTGAGTAACGTAGGCGAAGTGTCCAACAATGGTTTCGAATTCCTCGCCACCTGGAACGATAAAATTTCAAAAGACTGGAACTACTCCATCAGCGGTAACATCACCACCATCAACAACAAAGTGAATTTCCTGGTACGTGATGGTTACGAAATCGTAAGTGATCCCAGCAGAACCCGTGCAGGTCTGCCCATCGGCTATTTCTTCGGATTTATTTCAGAAGGTATTTACCAGACACAGGAAGAGATCATCAAATCTCCCGCTAACCTGCTGAATGAAGTAAAACCCGGCGACATTAAATTCCGTGATGTGAATGGAGATGGACAGATTGATAACGACGACCGCACCATGATCGGAAACCCCACCCCCGATTTCACTTACGGCGTCGCCTTCAACATCAGCTACAAAGGCTTCGACCTGAACCTGGAAGGACAGGGTGTTTACGGCAACGAAATTTTCAGGAACTGGAACAAAGGAACGTTTACGCAATTCAATTTCGGCGCGTACCAACTGGGTCGCTGGAACGGCGTAGGAACTTCTAACTGGGAGCCTATCCTGCATACCGGCCGCGCGAACAATGTGCTGAATTCGACTTACTATATAGAAGACGGAAGTTATTTCAGGTTCAGGAACATTCAACTGGGCTATAGTTTCAGCACGGCAGCATTGGAAAAACTTCATATGAAATCGCTGCGCGTGTTCCTCAATGCACAGAACCTGAAAACTTTCAAGAACAATACAGGATACACACCGGAGTTCGGGGGCAGCTCCACGCAGTTCGGTGTTGACAACGGTTCTTATCCGTTGCCGGCCATCTATTCCTTTGGCGTAAACCTGAATTTCTAA